A single window of Streptomyces aquilus DNA harbors:
- a CDS encoding helix-turn-helix domain-containing protein — translation MASDNPLNDHLDDDDYPAYTMGRAAEMLGTTPAFLRAIGEARLITPLRSEGGHRRYSRYQLRIAARARELVDKGTPIEAACRIVILEDQLEEAQRINAAYRHAAGESADRVESESA, via the coding sequence ATGGCATCGGACAACCCCCTGAATGATCATCTGGACGACGACGACTACCCCGCCTACACGATGGGCCGGGCGGCCGAGATGCTCGGCACGACGCCGGCATTCCTGCGGGCCATCGGTGAGGCGCGTCTGATCACTCCGCTGCGCTCGGAGGGAGGGCACCGCCGCTACTCCCGTTATCAACTGCGCATCGCGGCGCGCGCCCGGGAGCTCGTCGACAAGGGGACGCCGATCGAGGCCGCGTGCCGCATCGTCATCCTCGAGGATCAGCTTGAGGAAGCGCAGCGCATCAACGCCGCCTACCGCCACGCCGCAGGCGAATCAGCGGACCGCGTCGAGTCTGAATCCGCCTGA